TAAAGAAAATGGTATTATCCAAAGCATGAGTAAAACTGGCTGTCCATATGATAATGCGCCCATGGAAAGATTCTACAAATCATTTAAAGCAGAGTTAATATATCCAAATAAATTTAATACTGAAGATCAATTAGATGAAGCTGTAAATAGATATGTCCATGTTTGGTACAACCACATTAGACCTCATTCATATAATGGTGGATTAACACCTTTCGAGGCGCGAAATTTGGCTTAAAAAACCGTACTTAGTGTTACAAAAAAGCTTGACCATTACAATGGGCACGTTTGGGCATAAGATTTTCGAGCCATTAGTTACTATATCCAAGGCGACTTCAACTGAGCCATCTAGCATCGGCGAAGAGGTGATGCTTTTTCTTAAAACTTCGAAAGCAAACGCAACAGGTCGAATAACGAATGAGGGTTTTGTTGTTTTCAAGGGGGGCATAGTT
The sequence above is a segment of the Acetoanaerobium noterae genome. Coding sequences within it:
- a CDS encoding integrase core domain-containing protein, with amino-acid sequence KENGIIQSMSKTGCPYDNAPMERFYKSFKAELIYPNKFNTEDQLDEAVNRYVHVWYNHIRPHSYNGGLTPFEARNLA